GGATCCCGGTGTCGTCTCTAGCTGCTTCTCGTCCTCCCACTTTGGTTTGGCTTGGGTACCTGGGGCCCCGGTAAAACCAGACGCTGAATTGCTCTTACACAGCCAGAGTTACTGTCATTCGCTTCCTGTCTCCTCTCAGAAGGTGGACGGCACCAGCCTCTCTGCAGCTGGGATTCAGAGAAGAATTGCCCCGCAGCATGGTTCCATCAGCCGTTGTGCTCCTCTGAGAGGCGCTCAGTGCTGAGTCACCGGCTCTGTCCGCCTCCTGTGGGTGGGCAGAACTGTGCCCCATGGCAGAGGCCCCTGACCGCTCTCCCCGGGGAGGAGGGGTTACTCTAGTAGCTGTGTGTTTCCTGAACACTCAGGAGTAGAGTAGAAAGAGGCCCTTAACCCTTCCCCCGTGCTGGCCTTCAGTAGCTAGTCTTCAATAGCTAGTCGGCAGCCCCTTCAGTGAATTGAGTGAGAAACGTGCCCTCAGCCAGGTGCTCTTTGAAAAAGGCCTACTGACGAAGGCTCTTGTTGAGGCTGTTACTTTGATGGAGTATGTGCTTTTCCCCAACCCTTTCTATATCAGCTGCTGCTGTATCGACTTAGATCCGGTCTACAGATGTGTGTAGTCCTTCATTTTGGGTTAGATTTGGCAGGATTAAGTTTTGTTCCCTCCTCTTTCTGGAAGACAGACCATAATCCCATTAATGGGTGAAATTGACTCTAATGTGTATTGCCATTTAGACTGAGGGTTAAATCTGGCACCTCGAGGACTGAAGCCCAGCCATACGCTTCCTGGGGATGCTGGGCCTGGAAGCAAGCACAGCTTGCTCTGTCGTTGACTTCACTGACCCTAGGTTTCCTGGTTAAAAACTGCAGGCCTACTATTGGCCTAATACCCATCCAACCTATTGATTGATCCTTGAAGCCGTGCCCTCTGGGGCATACGTATGGCAGGGCCTACCACCATGCGACTGAGCTCCCTGTTGGCTCTGCTTCGACCAGCACTGCCCCTCATCCTAGGGCTGTCTCTGGGATGCAGCCTGAGCCTCTTGCGGGTTTCCTGGATCCAGGGTGAGGGAGAAGATCCTTGTGTAGAAGCTGTGGGGGAACCAGGAGTGCCACATAATCCAGACTCAAGAACTGGACTCGACCAAAGTGATGAAGACTTCAAACCCCGGATTGTCCCTTACTACAGGGATCCCAACAAGCCCTATAAGAAGGTGCTCAGGTGAGagctgtgtgtgtacatggtCCCCGGACCCCACTTCTGCGCGGCTCTAAGGCCTTGCCTCTGCCTTCACTGGTGATCAGTGTTAGGCTCCTAGAACAATTCTTTGCCTTATTACCCATCATGGTTTGTTCCTATTTTTCCCTTCTCAGGTTTAAGAAAGTCTTGCCCATTGGTGTTAAATTTGTGTTGGATGTTCTTAAACAGGGCAGGAATTGCATCTAACCACCTAATCATCCAATCCATCCTTAGTAGACCCCTCCCCAAATGAATTCCAGTGTCAGTGGATGCTCACTGGAGTAGCTCATTAGTATCAATGAGGAGGTCCCTCCTCTCTGCATTCCTAGAGCGACGTATATGCTGGACAAACTGGGCTCCTAAAGATTAAGGAGTTGACCCTTGGCCTGTTGGTCCCTCCGCAGGACTCGGTATATCCAGACAGAGCTGGGCTCTCGGGAGCGGTTGCTGGTGGCTGTCCTGACCTCCAGGGCTACCCTGTCCACTCTGGCTGTGGCTGTCAACCGCACAGTGGCCCACCACTTCCCCCGGTTACTGTACTTCACGGGGCAGCGAGGGGCGCGGACTCCTGCGGGAATGCAGGTGGTATCTCACGGGGACGAACGGCCAGCCTGGCTCATGTCAGAGACCCTGCGCCATCTCCACACACACTTTGGGGCCGACTACGACTGGTTCTTCGTCATGCAGGATGACACGTATGTGCAGGCCCCCCGCCTGGCAGCCCTTGCCGGTCACCTCAGCATCAACCAGGACTTGTACCTGGGCCGGGCCGAGGAGTTTATCGGCGCAGGCGAGCAGGCCCGGTACTGCCACGGGGGCTTTGGCTACCTGTTGTCCCGGAGTCTCCTGCTTCGATTGCGGCCACATCTGGACGGCTGCCGAGGAGACATTCTCAGTGCCCGTCCTGATGAGTGGCTTGGCCGCTGCCTCATCGACTCTCTGGGCATCGGCTGTGTCTCCCAGCACCAGGTGACAGCCCTTTCAAGTCCATCTCGGTCCCTGACAATTCGCAGTGACTGAGTGATTGGTCTCCGGGGTGGGTGCTGCTGGCTCCTTCCCAGCAGCGCGTTGGGGTTCTGTCCTTCCTAGCCACTGACCCTGGCTTAGAACCCTCGGGCTGTCAAAAGTGGCATCTTGTCAGGGACCCTCTGGGCAAGATAGAAAGGTGCCCCTACTCACCAGCTCCTCCCATCTGCCCGCCGTGCCCTTTGCCCCCTCCCTGGACACATGCACAGTCATAAACGATCTGGGAATGTCCTAGAGATGGCCACTGTCCTGGAGAAGTAAGGTAAACCAGAGTCGGGGAGCATTTTCTGGCGCATGGCTTTCATTCTCTTCAAACAGTGAGGTTCTTTGGGCAAAGAGGGCATCCTTAATTGCCTActtcacattcttttttcccAAATCTGGTGAGAGTCAGGTCAAGCTTAAGGGGACGCTGGAGCAAgctcctgctcccccccccccaccgttcTGTGGCAGCAACAGGGGTGAACGCGGAGTCCGGTTAAGGGTGGTGGGGACAGGCAGCCCTCCGTGTGTGGTTTTGATTGATCTGATTGGTCCCTTTAGGGGCAGCAGTATCGTTCATTTGAACTGGCCAAAAATAGGGACCCTGAGAAGGAGGGGAGCTCGGCTTTCCTGAGTGCCTTCGCAGTGCACCCCGTCTCCGAGGGAGCCCTCATGTACAGGCTGCACAAGCGCTTCAGTGCCCTGGAGCTGGAGCGGGCGTACAGCGAGATAGAGCAGCTGCAGGTGAGCCTGGGGCCGCGCATGGCGGTCAGCTCCCAGTGAGTGGGCagctgggggagcggggaggctGACCGCACCTAAGTGTAAACATCTCCAAGGAGAAGGGGCCCATGGGCACCCAGGTCAATCGTAAGTGACGCTCCTGGCCCGACCTGGATGGAGTTAAAAGGGTTTGCAGGTGCACTATGAGGATTAGGGCTCAGTACAGCGCTTAGACACGATTGTTTTAGTGCCCCTCCGCTGGGGACGCAGAAGCCTAGAAGTCCCTGGATTCCTAGCACTGTCCTTAAAAAGCCCAAGGGTAGACGTGGAAGAACGCTCCAGTGGATCGTGGCTGTGGGTGGTGGAATGCAGGTGAAAGCAAAGGTTCGGTCATGAAGAAGGTATTCTGTGGGTATGGGAGAGAAAGGCTACAGGGCTTTAACCTCTGCAAAAGCACATTTCCCACCTCTTCCTTCTCGGAGCAACTGTGCAAGGTGTGTAGGATTCATATGCTTTCTGCATCTTACAGACACGAATGGAAAGGGGATGAAACGATTAGCCCGGGGGCACCTCACCACGTGTTGACAGAGTCAGGACAGAGCTCAGAACCCAGGACGCTAGAGCCGGGTCGGGCCCTGACTCCCGAGAGGGCACTAACTgtgcatccctcccaccctaggCTCAGATCCAGAACCTGACCGTGCTGACCCCCGAGGGCGAGGCAGGGCTGAGCTGGCCCATCGGGCTCCCGGCCCCTTTCACACCACACTCTCGATTTGAGGTGCTGGGCTGGGACTACTTCACAGAGCAGCATACCTTCTCCTGTGCAGACGGGTCCCCCAAGTGCCCACTGCAGGGGGCCAGCAGGGCCGACGTGGGTGACGCCGTGGAGACTGCTCTGGAGCAGCTGAATCGGCGCTACCAGCCCCGCCTGCGCTTTCAGAAGCAGCGGCTGCTCAACGGCTACCGGCGCTTCGACCCGGCGCGGGGCATGGAGTACACCCTGGACCTCCTGCTGGAAGCCGTGACGCAGCGCGGGCACCGGCGGGCCCTGGCCCGCAGGGTCAGCCTGCTGCGGCCGCTCAGCCGGGTGGAGATCCTGCCCATGCCCTACGTCACGGAGGCCACCCGCGTGCAGCTCGTGCTGCCGCTCCCGGCGGCCGAAGCCGCCGCAGCCCTGGCTTTCCTGGAGGCCTTTGCGGCCGGCGTCCTGGAGCCACGAGAGCATGCGCTGCTCACCCTGCTGCTGGTCTACGGACCCCGGGAAGGTGGCCGAGGGGCCCCAGACCCATTCGTTGGGGTGAAGGCGGCAGCGGCCGAGTTAGAGCGACGGTACCCGGGGACCAGGCTGGCCTGGCTCGCCGTGCGCGCAGAGGCCCCTTCCCAGGTGCGGCTCATGGACGTGGTCTCTAAGAAGCACCCCGTGGACACACTCTTCTTCCTCACCACCGTGTGGACCAGGCCCGGGCCCGAAGTCCTCAACCGCTGCCGAATGAACGCCATCTCTGGCTGGCAGGCCTTCTTCCCGGTGCATTTCCAGGAGTTCAACCCTGCCCTGGCACCACAGAGATCTCCGCCAGGGCCCCCGGGAGCCGGCCCTGATCCCCCGTCCCCTCCCGGTGCCGACCCTGCCCGGGGGGCTCCCGTAGGAGGCAGGTTTGACCGGCAGGCGTCCGCGGAGGGCTGCTTCTACAACGCCGACTACCTGGCGGCCCGAGCCCGGCTGGCCGGTGAACTGGCAggccaggaagaggaggaagccctggaggggctggaggtgaTGGATGTTTTCCTCCGGTTCTCAGGGCTCCACCTCTTCCGGGCCGTGGAGCCAGGGCTGGTGCAGAAGTTCGCCCTGCGGGACTGCAGCCCACGGCTTAGCGAGGAGCTCTACCACCGCTGCCGCCTCAGCAacctggaggggctggggggccgggcGCAGCTCGCCGTGGCGCTGTTCGAGCCCGAGCAGGCCAACAGCACCTAGCTCGGCCCGGGGCCCTGGCCCTCCGTGCGGCTCCCCTCTCGGCCGCGGCCCCGGCAGGGCGAGGCAAAACGGACGGACAGATGGAGAGCTTGtggctgtatttttttaataagataaatgttattaaaagtgTCTTCTGCCAAACTGTTTTTAGGTCTAGGGGAAACGGAGTAAAGAGAAGactctggggggggggtgggcagtctTCCCAGAGGGACCCACCGCCTTCCCCTTGTCCTTCCTCCCCGGTTGCCAATGACACACAAGTCTGCTCTCAGATGCATGACCTTTAATCATTCCCCTGCCTCACCCAGAAGGTGGCAGAGGAGTGCGGCAGAGCCCCGGGGGGCCAGGGCCCGGGGCGCGGAGGCCCACAGCGGGCTCATTCGCGGGGGCTCCTAGGTGTTGCGTACAACCAGCGACTGCTCCAGCTCCTGCCTGCGCTGCTGGATCTTGAGGGAAATAAGAGCAGTAGCAGGGTTACGCTGTTGCCGGTGAGTGACAGGCCAGTccccaccacccagccaccctggaAGAGcatctgggggcagggagggcacctGCGCGGTGAGGGGGTTGGTGGAGCGGCAAGGGCCGCTGACGGGGCTGGGAAGGGAGGCTTCTCTGGGAGCGGGTAGGGGGGGAGGCCTGAGGTACACGGGCCCGTCCACACCTTGCAGTAGAAATAGCGGCTGACGGCTTCCTGGGACCAGGGCTGGTGGTAGAACTCAGCCCGGCGCTCCTCCTCGGGGTTGCCTGCCACATCTGTCATCACCTGGGAGGGAGCAGCGGGGTCAGCTCGGAGCCCGGACCCCCTCCAGCCCTTGTGTAACCACCTTTACTGTCTTCCCAATATGCTTCTCTTCCATCCAGTGCTCCCTGAGTCCCCTTCACCTTGAGGTCCCGGCTCTGGGAGCGGAGCAGGTCTTGGATGTAGCCTTTGGGGTCTCTGGAGAAGCTTAGCATGAAGTCCCTCTGGATCTTGAGCTGGTTTATGGACTCAATCGTCTCATGGATCTACAGGTAGAAAGAAAGACGCTTTCACCTGGCCATGGTGAtgtgggagagaaggggaaggaggaggggggccAGCGGGCGAGGGGTTTGCTGCTGTTCCTTTGAAGGGCAATCCCTGGGGTCCAGGCctggggaaggggggatgggcagagctCTAAGTAGCGAGGGAAGGGCCACCTGCCCCCTTCATCTCTCCATAGGCCTGTGCTCTCATCTCTTGTCTGTATTTTGTCATTTCGGGGTTAATGTCCCACTCCAGCTCTGGGCTCTGGCCCCACCTTACTGTCCAGAGCGCTGATCTCCTGCTGGTTGGCCGTGGACAGGAGGAAGCTGCTCATCTGTCCCTTCAGTGGCTCCTCTACCTCCACGTCAATATCATAGCACGCCGTCTTCTTCTGGTCCGACGGGTCCACGCTGCCAGGGAAGTCCAGCCCTTGGTATCCGCGCTGCTCCCACAGAGGCCAGAGGGTCCCAGGGGCAGATgcggtggtggggggagggaacggggcgggggaggaagagggagggcagGACTGCAATGATTCCCTGGTCTGAGGAGCAAGCTGGGGCCTCACCTGATGACGTGGTTGATGACAATAGGGTCAGGGGGCAATAGCAGAGCTGTGAGGCGCTGGGGAATCTCAGAAAACTTCAGCCGCGGGCAATCAAAAATctgaagcaggagagaaagagaccaaTCTCATCTGCTTGAAGAGAGTGTAACTACAGCCCTAGATCCTTCCATTCTGGGACGGCCACAAGACGCCAAGAGCAAGTCTAACTCCTCAGTGCTGCTGGGGCGGGGACGCGGGTGTCGGTGGGTGGTGGAGTGAGGACAAGGACGTGAGCTGGTGCGGTGCAGTGGTCGAAAGCACCGGCCCTGGGTCTGTGGCCGCCGAGGTGCAAATCCTGCCTCTTCCATTAACACCACAACCTCGGGCCAGGCCCCTGAACTCTCAGGCCTCGG
This genomic window from Halichoerus grypus chromosome 12, mHalGry1.hap1.1, whole genome shotgun sequence contains:
- the CHPF2 gene encoding chondroitin sulfate glucuronyltransferase → MAGPTTMRLSSLLALLRPALPLILGLSLGCSLSLLRVSWIQGEGEDPCVEAVGEPGVPHNPDSRTGLDQSDEDFKPRIVPYYRDPNKPYKKVLRTRYIQTELGSRERLLVAVLTSRATLSTLAVAVNRTVAHHFPRLLYFTGQRGARTPAGMQVVSHGDERPAWLMSETLRHLHTHFGADYDWFFVMQDDTYVQAPRLAALAGHLSINQDLYLGRAEEFIGAGEQARYCHGGFGYLLSRSLLLRLRPHLDGCRGDILSARPDEWLGRCLIDSLGIGCVSQHQGQQYRSFELAKNRDPEKEGSSAFLSAFAVHPVSEGALMYRLHKRFSALELERAYSEIEQLQAQIQNLTVLTPEGEAGLSWPIGLPAPFTPHSRFEVLGWDYFTEQHTFSCADGSPKCPLQGASRADVGDAVETALEQLNRRYQPRLRFQKQRLLNGYRRFDPARGMEYTLDLLLEAVTQRGHRRALARRVSLLRPLSRVEILPMPYVTEATRVQLVLPLPAAEAAAALAFLEAFAAGVLEPREHALLTLLLVYGPREGGRGAPDPFVGVKAAAAELERRYPGTRLAWLAVRAEAPSQVRLMDVVSKKHPVDTLFFLTTVWTRPGPEVLNRCRMNAISGWQAFFPVHFQEFNPALAPQRSPPGPPGAGPDPPSPPGADPARGAPVGGRFDRQASAEGCFYNADYLAARARLAGELAGQEEEEALEGLEVMDVFLRFSGLHLFRAVEPGLVQKFALRDCSPRLSEELYHRCRLSNLEGLGGRAQLAVALFEPEQANST